In the Helianthus annuus cultivar XRQ/B chromosome 11, HanXRQr2.0-SUNRISE, whole genome shotgun sequence genome, one interval contains:
- the LOC110865420 gene encoding protein LONGIFOLIA 1 yields MMRGVMQDQNHENQIEKQIGCMSGFLHIFDRQQILAGKRIHSAKRHPTSAVVAVSPESINLNTIRETEKPVVVTSPESESLNGFPPSPVANLKFFPTSTPPRSPLPLPIFEGKNSWKFCKEMPRLSLDSRATIDSKGSLCPREIRPDSNDPTLENQGRSPSVIARLMGLEQLPSSSSVLSSSPEPMTKPELRRSASESRVATNLFNSGFIDRNNLQTKQPNQTSEKNQTSNPEMKYPSRNISSRSQQNESSPLRRYPAPPQRRIFFDSTDFFPEPKQKISKNLNMKLKRVDEQSKDLEALKNILEALQLKGLLHSINRDNNRNFVYDNLNVIPMNRRHCHSPVPNRRYSGDISPRTERGVFDRSGRSLVRVRNSAVRSRIELNSKNSNANDKRKPLSIQTGQRCCASSESPRNSPKLAPKKSGSEHRSAVASRSPRSKRPTEKVYLKHKVCRTVVVEDESTSFSESSGSTTSQFDVERSKMEEYKEGKSLLARCDKLLAEMNSITESHTSSSNSVLPSPVSVLDPAFDKDESLSPSPVMKRTIDFKDLADDLDDDIWSSPATPTEDFEEFISGDSDFKYISEILRASKYLPVNSSAFLFLEKQQSLNENDSSNSSKLQRKLVFDVVTEILNHNKDLPPSLTKSSNTVKKICSEFQKIREPETAENLLDQICSVLKKDLAGDNGWGDHPVEISEAVLYIERLIFKDLVSETIRELAQFAGKTTVLATRRKLVF; encoded by the exons ATGATGAGAGGGGTAATGCAAGACCAGAATCATGAAAACCAGATCGAGAAACAAATTGGATGCATGTCTGGTTTCCTTCACATCTTCGATCGACAACAGATTTTGGCCGGAAAGCGTATCCACTCTGCTAAACGTCATCCTACATCCGCC GTGGTGGCCGTGTCACCGGAGTCGATTAATTTGAACACGATCAGAGAAACTGAGAAGCCGGTAGTGGTTACCTCGCCGGAAAGCGAAAGTCTAAACGGTTTTCCGCCATCTCCTGTTGCGAATTTGAAGTTTTTTCCTACATCAACGCCACCTAGATCACCACTACCCCTCCCAATATTTGAGGGGAAGAATTCATGGAAATTCTGCAAAGAAATGCCGAGGCTATCTCTTGACAGCAGAGCAACAATCGACTCGAAAGGGAGTCTGTGTCCACGAGAGATCCGGCCAGACTCCAATGACCCAACCTTGGAGAATCAAGGAAGGTCGCCCAGCGTCATTGCCAGATTAATGGGACTTGAGCAGTTGCCGTCTTCGTCTTCGGTTTTGTCATCGAGTCCAGAACCCATGACGAAACCGGAGCTCAGGCGATCTGCATCTGAATCCAGGGTTGCAACAAATTTGTTCAACTCTGGATTCATAGACCGGAACAATTTGCAAACAAAACAACCAAATCAAACATCTGAAAAAAATCAGACTAGCAACCCCGAGATGAAATATCCATCACGGAATATTTCATCACGGAGTCAACAAAATGAATCTTCTCCTCTGCGGAGATACCCTGCACCTCCGCAGAGGAGAATCTTCTTCGACTCAACGGATTTTTTCCCTGAGCCGAAGCAAAAAATCTCAAAGAACTtgaacatgaagttgaaaagagtAGACGAACAGTCGAAGGATCTAGAAGCATTGAAGAATATTCTAGAAGCATTGCAACTGAAGGGTCTTTTACATTCTATAAACAGAGACAACAACCGGAACTTCGTTTACGATAATTTGAATGTAATCCCTATGAATCGCCGGCATTGCCATTCACCCGTGCCAAATCGGAGATATTCGGGTGATATTTCTCCGAGAACCGAACGTGGAGTGTTTGATCGAAGCGGAAGGAGTCTGGTGAGAGTTAGAAACTCCGCGGTTCGTTCTAGAATCGAGCTTAATTCAAAGAATTCTAATGCAAATGACAAGAGAAAACCGTTGAGCATCCAGACCGGACAGAGATGCTGTGCATCGTCTGAATCGCCAAGAAATTCACCCAAACTTGCACCGAAAAAAAGCGGATCGGAACATCGTTCTGCAGTTGCGAGTCGGTCTCCGAGAAGCAAGAGACCGACCGAAAAGGTTTATTTGAAACACAAGGTTTGTAGAACTGTGGTTGTGGAGGATGAATCGACTTCGTTTTCTGAAAGCTCCGGTAGTACAACTTCTCAGTTTGATGTAGAG AGATCGAAAATGGAGGAATACAAAGAAGGAAAAAGTCTACTAGCAAGATGTGACAAATTACTAGCAGAAATGAACAGCATTACCGAGTCACATACGAGTTCCTCCAACTCAGTACTACCGAGTCCAGTTTCTGTTCTTGACCCGGCGTTTGACAAGGACGAATCGTTGTCTCCTTCGCCTGTCATGAAACGCACCATTGATTTCAAAG ATCTTGCTGATGATCTAGACGACGACATCTGGAGCTCTCCTGCGACACCAACCGAAGACTTCGAGGAGTTCATATCAGGCGATTCCGACTTTAAATACATCTCCGAAATACTCCGAGCATCAAAGTATCTTCCAGTCAACTCTTCCGCCTTCCTTTTTCTTGAAAAACAACAATCTCTCAACGAAAACGACTCATCAAACAGTTCAAAACTCCAACGAAAGCTAGTGTTCGACGTTGTTACTGAAATCCTCAACCACAACAAAGATTTACCACCGTCATTAACAAAATCAAGCAACACTGTTAAAAAAATTTGTTCCGAGTTTCAGAAGATCCGGGAGCCTGAAACCGCAGAAAACTTGTTGGATCAGATTTGTTCTGTGCTTAAAAAAGACCTCGCCGGAGACAATGGCTGGGGAGATCATCCGGTGGAGATATCTGAAGCCGTATTGTACATCGAACGCCTGATATTCAAGGATTTGGTAAGCGAAACAATCCGTGAACTCGCTCAATTTGCCGGGAAAACAACCGTCTTGGCGACGAGAAGGAAATTGGttttttaa